One Bombus terrestris chromosome 15, iyBomTerr1.2, whole genome shotgun sequence genomic window, CATACTTGTGCTATGATATGAATCATTTATGGGAAATACCTGGAATATTGGAATATATGGAATACTAGTTGTACTAAAATCATGTGGTACGAAAGGATTATTATTAAAAGTAGATATATTAACAATAGAGATTACTGATACTTTGAGTGGTTTGTTATTTACAGGTGTTTTGTTCAATTCATTCCCATTAGACGAAACAgagaacattgaaatatttgataagaaaggattctttttatacatttcaCTATTGCCTGAATTATGAAGAAATGGATTATTGTGGATGTTATCACGTAATCTCCATGGCTCAAATTCTTTCTCATTTAAGTTtcctaaaaatatattcaactatatttatttgttatgtaaggaaaagaaaataattgataGTCAggagtaaaaaaaattataagcaACCTTTCACGAGATCATGTAAAATACTTGAAGCAGAAAAatagtataaagtataaaatatagttaACCTGCTGTTTTCGAGGACACAATTAACGCTATGctaaatattaaacatatagGAAAAATGTTAAATTGGAGTGTCATTTCTGTAATGAGCACAAGTGATCTTTCCTGGTTCTTGAATTAAAATGGTATTATGGAAGGAAAAAGATCATTTGTATCGCTAACAAAATATTCGATAGATAAGCACATGATTTTTCTACTGTTAACCTTAAGCTTCCATTTATCATTAAATCTCTATAATGGATCAGCAGTAATTACAAAATGATGCatttattaagaataatataCGAATCCAACCACCAATGTACGGACGTACCATCAGTGTGTATAATTCAAAATAGCGTGTGATTGGCTAATTTGTGGATCTCCGTAATGCGTTCCCGATATCACGTGACTCTGTTTTAAGTCACAAATGTTAATGCTTTCTTATCGTAGAGGAATTTTCCTAATAgttatactattattaatttttgtattgtaAATACAATAATCGTGTTTGCTTCGATTTACATAATTCGAAAAACCAACAACTGGATAGAAATGAAATCGAAATAACTTAggcattttttaaaaaatgtttatcttttttgatcttttaaaaattctttattttaaaatctttttaagtCATATTTATGTAGCATGCTTTATAATATCATTGTTACAGCTGgtttaaataaaatgttgaaAGTTTATAGCTCTAAAATATCAAACCGAAGAGAATTACTCTCCAAACAAACGATCCATATTCATTACATAATTTCTAGACGATAAAATGCATTAAAAACACTATTAAAAGTTATAGGTTAAATTATGTAGTAATTTATGGAAAGAATAATTTCATTATCTCTCATTATTAGCCGTTATCTAACCAAtgttattattactaattacaTACTCCAGATACTATCACTATTGCTTaacaaaagtaaattattatatgAACAAGAGCATACAGTATATATAAGGGTTATCACGTAAAACTAGATGTCCAATCTGTCAATTGATAAAAGTTTGTGCGTGCAGAGTTCATTTCACCGTCGGAGATGCTCTATTACTTGATCTTTCTGTTTTGCCTCATCTCAGGCACGATTTCTGAAGATACTAAATCGCCGCGTATAGTGATCGTTGGTGCTGGAGCGTCTGGTATCGCGGCTGCGTCGAAATTGATCGAGAATGGTTTTGAAAATCTTATTATTTTGGAAGCCGAGAATCGAATCGGTGGACGGGTAAATACAGTAAAATTTGGTGAGTGTAGCTATTACTACGGTAGCAATAAGGTATTCGCAATTACAAAATAAGATTGATAGATTGTTTACGTTTGTAGACGAGTATGTGATCGATTTAGGCGCGCAATGGGTTCACGGAGAGAAGGGAAATGTTGCGTACGAATTGGTAGCTCCTTTGAACATTACAGATCACTCGAAACCAATTAACGATGAAATATACACATCTACTGGTGAATTACTCGATCCTAGAATCACAAAGAACATTACGGATACTTACTTATCTTTTGGACGCACTAGTCCGGAGATGTCGGATGATGAGTGTCAGCATTCCGTCGGCGAATGTCTCATATACAAGTACGAACTTTATGCGTTTATATCGTCGCTTCATTAATGTACTCAGGATAAAAGGATTCAAATGAACATATAGTAATTGTTTTATCAGAAATTTATCTTGAATGTAATTCATAACTGTACGAACcaggttatatggtatttaaAAGATCGCAAAGTTGAGAACAAGCaaaaagcaagaagaaaatatcatttaatagtaacattatattggtgcgtgtaaaaattgttcttatagtattatttacatatatattatttatagttgtataatataattgaataatatataatatcataataagaatttttatattagtatGCAATATTAGGGATGTGCTCTCGAATATTATTACTTCCATATAATTGAATTCATCTGTTCTTTAACATTATAATTTAGTATGATGAATCTGTTCGAGAATTTTAAATAGGCGTTGTTATGTGCCTGTTCTAAATTCATATCTGAAGTGACGCGCATACCTTAtcgtatactttatatattgatctaaaatattatatatagtatattgatCTAAAATGACTTTACATTAGATTCAAAGACAATTTTGAGATGTTCCCGGAATTAAATGAAACGCTACAGGATCAAATACTGTGGCTGTTGAATTTAATGGAGACTAGCTTTGATCCGGCCGATGACTGGTTCGATATCGCAGCGAAAACGTACACCGATTATAATGTGTGTGAGGGTGATCTGGCGATCAATTGGAGGAAACGAGGATATGGCACTATTCTCGATATATTAATGGTTGGTGTTTATTATCTTAcgacaatatattttattcgttgaaCATGCTTATTTACCGTAAATTTCTTAAATAGAAAAGATTTCCAAATCCGGAGGATGAGTTACCTGTGCTAAACAAAACGGTATTTAATGCTGAAGTAACGAAAGTTGATTACTCCAGTGACGATAATACCGTGAAAATAACAACGCTcgatggaaaagaatatatagCCGATCATGTCATCATGACACCTTCTTTAGGAGTGCTTAAAGCACAGCACGAAACTCTCTTTAATCCTTCATTGCCGGAATCAAAAATTAAGACCATTAAGGTATATTTACCTTTTTCCCAGAAGAAATTAAAGtttaattaacgatatttaattttcgttttaGGGACTGGGATTTGGAAAtgcttgtaaaatatttttagccTTCGATGATATTTGGTTTACTCCCACAGAAATGAACAACGCAGGATATAGAATTTTGTGGAGTAAAGAAGAAAGGGAGAAGCTTGAGAGCGATGTAAGATTTGAAAGTTGCGCTACAAACGGATATGTTAATttagttgtatataatataaagataaattatatttttattttgtttagccAAAAACGAGGTGGATACCTTACACAGCAGGCTTTAACTTTGTCGACCACAAGCCTCGTTTATTGCAAGCATGGGTATCTGGAAGAGGTGCGCGGTTAATGGATGACCTCACTGATGACGAAGTTTTTGATCAaacaatacaaatattaaataatatgttgTTGAAACATTATAATGTCACTAGGCCAATAGCGATGATAAGGTACCGATCTTTCAGCTTCTATCTATTCTTATCTCAGTCTGATGACATTCTTTTCGTTTATAGGAGTAAATGGCATCAAAATAAGCATTTCCGGGGTACATATAGTTATCAGAGCGTAGATTCTATAAGGACGAACTCTACCGCGAAGGAATTATCAGAGCCAATTATGAAAATGGGGAAACCCGTAAGTTTTATTTGAAcgattttttgaaaaaaaaaatgaataccAGATTACATATTGTTTCATCTGTTTCTTTTAGGTAGTTCTATTCGGAGGTGAAGCTACCAACAAAAACCACTACTCTACAGTACATGGAGCGATTGCCTCTGGGTGGAGAGAAGCTGAAAGATTAATAAATCTTTACGACAATTAATAGTATAATTGAAAATGCAATgacaaaataatacattttatttagataaaattgttcataattaatatgattataaacattattaacatgataataaatacgatacgataaaaattatatacgtaactgtacatatataaaacaagaaatttttattaagtttgAAATGTGTGCACGCGTGTCTTCATATTGCATATGTACAGCGAATTTATGCGACTGTACCAACATTCCAAAGTATTTcttagaaatttaaaattatatataattaattcttaatgACGTGATGTCGTAAAAAAGTTTGTGCTTGTTTTACTCCAGTATCGTAAGCACCATGCGTCGTAGAGTAAAAATTCTCATGCGTTGCTTCACCAGCAAACATAATGATAGGCACAtcctaaaataaattaattttcgttgCATCGAGTATTTCATAATCAAGTATGTTGATTTTTCTCACCTTATCATCATATTTTTTTGCCTTGCCCCATATCGCCTCTGCTAAACTGTGTGGCGTAATGCCATCCGCGTCACATCTTGTTGTAATATGACTATAACTGCCACGAACATACTTATTTGCATTCCACTGGGTCCTCAAACATTTTTTTACTGGTGGTATTTTATCAAATCTTAAATAATGTTTAAGTAAATTTTCACAGTCCGTTGCGACCTGCTGTTCGCTTAAAGTTTCGATAATATAAGCTCCGCGTCCACCAATCCAACCAAGGAGTACACCTTCGTGATTTGGCAGAACATCGAAACCCGTCAGATCTCTAGTCCATATAGCCAgatttttattgcaaaatacTCCTTCTTTCCAAAGTAATTGAAATCCTTCGGTACCAGGTTTCCACCAAGGAACACCAAAATCGAGGAAAACCTTATTTATTAAACCGAAACCTAAACATTCGATTGCCTGGCTGAAGGGATTCGGTAAGGAGGGAATGAACATCTTCTTATAATTCTCTTTTAAATAACCGAGAGAGCAGGTAATTATTACACAATCCGCAAGAATACGAGTATTgttagatatatttataataagtgGGGAATTGAAATCATTATCTATTACTTGTTGCCACTCGATTGAATCGACAGAGGTATTtaggaataaattttctttaccCAAACTATCAGCGATAAGTTTGGGTAAAGCCGTATATCAGGATTTAAACGACACGTGTTCTGAGCCGCCGACAAACTATAAATGAAATAGTTAGCGTTATTAAATTTTCCCGTACAAGTTCAACATTACAACTGATCCGTATTTACCTTAAATTTTCCCCAATATTTCGTAGACAGTTCATCAAGTGTGAAACAAGCATTATCTATTACAAGAAATCTAACATTCCAATCAAAAATTTCCTTCTTTATGGTTCTTGTTGCTAATGGGTCATCCTTTTTATGTAAATGTTTATTGAGACAATTTCTTAAAACCGCATCGATATTTTCAAAGCCTACTTCGATATCTTTGTTTTCATAATCTTCGCAATCTTCTAATGTAGTGCGAACAAGGTCATCTATCTCCTCTATCAAAGCTTCATCTACTTTACAACCATTATTGCGAATGAAAATTCCTTGACCATCTTGACATTGTATATCCGAGAGTAAATCATGTTCATAACATAATTGGGCTAACTGACTTTGATCACCGTGTACAAACTGCGCCCCACATTCTATCCAAGCCTTATTCCACGGAATAGATTGAATTCGACCACCAATTTTATTTTGCGCTGTGAgaaaataaatagtaaatatcatacTTGCATGCGGATGCAATTCCGATACGACGTTTAATTACCTTCGATTAATAGATAATCTTTGAAATTTGCTTCGTCTATTGTCTTCGCAGCCGCTAATCCCGCAATGCCTGCACCTACTATTACAAGTTTCGTTCTTGTTATTTTTTGGCTTGACGCATTCACTGTCCTTTCCAGTTTATCGAAGTTGTTTATGCAACCGCGTGTTCTACGTGATTAGATCtgattattctttctttatttgatttttctttttttattcaattttaacaGTTTGTTTACAATTGTAATCAATTTTTAACATGTATGTACgaattattactatatacaaatttaaataattaaaaaatataacaatatcgtAATTTTCTATCAAGAAGGAAAATTACctaattaatagaaaaatatattacttacTGCTTGTAAATCGATAGTAGCAAAATCAATAATGCAGCAAGAATAGACATGCatgcattttatttatttattgctaaGTGTGGAATTTATATGTTAAGTTTCTTTTTgttgaaagaataaaataataaaaataaatggttATTGATTAAATCAGTAcattggaaatatacatttaatgtttatataaagaatgttttttaaaatgtaaatcaTCAAGTAAATCTATAATTTACCGTGGTCCCTTATGAAGAAATGTGG contains:
- the LOC100645349 gene encoding spermine oxidase; translated protein: MLYYLIFLFCLISGTISEDTKSPRIVIVGAGASGIAAASKLIENGFENLIILEAENRIGGRVNTVKFDEYVIDLGAQWVHGEKGNVAYELVAPLNITDHSKPINDEIYTSTGELLDPRITKNITDTYLSFGRTSPEMSDDECQHSVGECLIYKFKDNFEMFPELNETLQDQILWLLNLMETSFDPADDWFDIAAKTYTDYNVCEGDLAINWRKRGYGTILDILMKRFPNPEDELPVLNKTVFNAEVTKVDYSSDDNTVKITTLDGKEYIADHVIMTPSLGVLKAQHETLFNPSLPESKIKTIKGLGFGNACKIFLAFDDIWFTPTEMNNAGYRILWSKEEREKLESDPKTRWIPYTAGFNFVDHKPRLLQAWVSGRGARLMDDLTDDEVFDQTIQILNNMLLKHYNVTRPIAMIRSKWHQNKHFRGTYSYQSVDSIRTNSTAKELSEPIMKMGKPVVLFGGEATNKNHYSTVHGAIASGWREAERLINLYDN